GAAAAGTTGGTATGCCACACCTGCGATGTACGCGCCTGCGTTAACCCGTCCCATCTGTTTCTTGGAACGGCGAAAGACAATGCAGCCGACAAGGTCCGAAAGGGCCGGGCCAGAGGAGGCCGCGCAGCTCGCGCCACCCCCGGTGCATAAACCCGTGCATATTCCGACCCCCGAAACGGAAAAAGCGCCCGCCGCCCGAGGGGAGCGGCGGGCCAGTCATGACCGGGACAGCAAGGGGAGGAAACGACCCGGCCAGGTCTCGTCAGGTGACGGGGACAGCCTCCCCGGCCGCGGCGTCGCTGGCCTGCGCCGCCGGATCGGCAGGCGCGGCGACGTCGGTGCCGGCATCGGTTGACACTTCAGCCGAGCCGGTTGACGCGGCGCCGGATTCCGGTTGCGCCTCGGGCGGTGGCGGCGGAGGCGCGGGCGGCGCGGGCGGCGGCAGGTATTGCGCGTACCGCTCGAGGATCAGCTGGTTGGCGCCGGCATCGGCGAGCGCGAGCTGGACGAGGTATTTCTCGTCCTCGGCGCGGGCCGCCTGCTCGTCCGCGAGTTCTTTCTTCAGGCGCACCTCGGTCGCCTCGCGCCGGGCGATCGACGCGATCTGGTCATCCTTGGCGGCCGCGCGCGCCGCGAAGGTCATCTGGGTAGGGTCTTGCATGTCGCAGCTCCTCTGCGGGGTGGGTGGCGCCCGCTTCCGGGCGCCGGAACGGATCAGGGATCGAAGCGGTAGCCGTGCAGGATCATCTCGACCGGCACCGGCGTGGCCGGGTTCCAGGTGCCGCACCAGTCGGCCCAGCGGCAGCGCCACAGCTCGGTGACGGGGAACATGGGGACCGTGTCCGGCGGGAAGCGCAGGTTGGGCGGCGTGCCGCCCTGGGCGGCCCAGGCCGCGACCTGCGCCGGCGTGATGACGAGCTCGTCGGTCCAGCCATCGGTCAGCGAGGTCGCGCGCATCGTCACCCGGCCCGGCCGGCGGACGATCTCCCAGCGCACGCGGTGGCCGGAAAGGTCCTTGTTCACCGCCTTCATGCGGTAGCCGCCGGAGCCGTTGTGCAGGTTATACTCGAGGCGCCCCTGCATGTACTCGAAGTCGAATTCGTGGCCGCCTTCGGCGCTGCCCTCGGAGTAGAGCCAGAGCGGGTTGTAGACGACGCCCGGCACGACGCGCGGGATCGTCGCCTCGGTGACGTAATGGCCCTGCGTTTTCGCCAGCTTCTTCTCGGCTTCCCACTTGATCGCCGCGCCGGTCGTGCCGGTGAGCCGGTGGATCAGCGCGCCGTCAGCTGTCGGAACGAGATTGCCGAACGCGAAGGAGAAGCCGTCCGGCATCTTGCCGGGCTGCGCCCCCTCGATCGGGTGATAAACCTGGTTGTAGTTCTGGTAGGCGACCGACTGCGTGGGGAAGAGGGTCAGGCCCGTCGCCGGCGGCGGCACGTCCGGCGTCACCATCAGGAAGGTGCCGAGCTGGCGCCACAGGCGCTGCGCTTCGGCGAGGCGCTCGGCGCGCCCGGTCTCAAGGCTCGCGAGCTGGGCGCGGGTGGCGGCCAGCTCGGCCTCGAGGGCGGCGGCCTTCTGCGTCAATGCCTCGACCTCGACCGGATCGGGCTCGATTGCGGCGACCGCCGCGTTGAGGCTCTGCAGCAGCTCCGCGACTTGCGGGTCGGTCTGCGCCTGCGCCGGCGGCGAGAGGACAAGGGCAAGGCCGAGCGCAAGCGCGGCCATCAGGGAACGGATCATGTCGGGTCTCCTTTTGGGGTCCGGACGCGGCGGCGCCCCGGCTTCGGGTTTTCGGGAACGGCCTCGGCGCGCAGCGCATCGAGATCCTCTCGGAGGTATTTCAGCGAGGTGCGCAGCTCGGTGATCTCGGCCGTCTTGTGGCCCTTGTCTTCGCGCAGCGCCCGCTCCTCCTTGCGCAGCTCGCTGATCAGGCCGTCCATCGAATGGATGTGCGCCTCCATGCGGGCGAGCTGGGCGCGCATGTCGGACAGGCGCGGGCGCGCGAAGAACCAGTGATCGACCGCCATGCCGATGCCGACGGCGGCGAAGTACGAGACGACCAGCGCGGGCGGCGAGGACAACGCCGGGCCAGCCGTCTCGATATTCTGGGCATACCAGCTGAACGCCACCCCCATGACACCGAGCACGGCGACGAGCCGTCCCCACGGCGTGGAGGCCTGGGCGGCCTGCTGGATGGCAGCGGCAGGGGTCACGTCCGCCCCGCTCATGCCGAGACCGTCCGGACCGGCGCGCCGCCGCTGCCCTTGACGAGCATGATCGCCCGGTCGCAATCTGCCTCGCGGTTGTACCCCTCACCGGAGGCGAGGATCTTCCCGTTGCGGGCGCGCAGCCGCCACCGCCACTTGTGGGCGGCGTCGCAATACTTCTCGAATTTCATGGCCTCGCTCCGTCAGCCTGCGGATGAAAGGGGGCGCCCGGCCAGTCACATCCCCGCCAAGAGGACCCGGCCGGGCGCAGCGCGCGGCGCCAGAATTTCGCCGCGCGGGTCGGGGCTCAGCCCTTGGCCTTGATCCGGGCCGCTTCGGCCTGGATCAAGGCGCTGGTCTCGCGCAGGCGGGCGCGGGCCGCATCGATGTCCTCGCGGCGATATCCGCCGGCGACGATCTTGCGCAGCTGCGCGGCATCGGCGTCGAGATGCTTGTCGAAATTGCCCTTGCCCTGCGCCGAGAGCATCGCCCAGGCGAAGGCGCGGTCGATATAGCTCTCGGCAACCGAGATGATCGTGGCATCGGTCTTGGCGCCAATGAGATCGAAGGCGAGGTCTTTCACGGCCGCGACTTGCTTGATGGTCTTGATGGGGTCCATAGGCTTTCAGGCCTCCTGTAGGGTTGGGTTGAGGGGGAGACGGGCGCGGCCTACTCGCCGCGCAGGTCGTTCACGGCTTCGGCGATCAGCGGGCCGTGCAGCGCCCAGACTTCCTGCAGCTGGCGCGCGGCTTCGAGCACCTTGATCGCCGCGCTGTCATCGCTGGCCGACAGGGCGCGGGCCTTGGACACCTCCGCGAGCGCCGCCCAGCCAAGCTCGGCCGACGAAGTGACGCGGCCATCGATGGCGGCCACCTTGAGGCACGTCGCCTCCTGCGCCGCGCGCAGGTCGGCGTCCGGCTCGGTGCCCGACGCAAGGCAGAGATCCTTGCCGGTCGAGAGCGCCGACTGGTACCAGGTCAGCGTGCAGGCGACGCCGCCTTCGATGCCGTCCGCACCGTCGCAGACCTCGGCATAGGGCGTGCCATTGGCCGTCGCGAGGACCGGCTGCAACAGCGCGCATCCGGACACGTTGCCGAGTGAGAAGGCGGCAAGCACGCTGGCCGCGAGGGTCTTCAGGTTACTGAACATGTGAGGTTCCTTTCAGGCTTCATTGGCGGACAGCCCGCCGGTAGGTTTCAGGATCACGCGGCGCACGTTGGCGGGCGCACCGATGGCAAAGTGCCGGCGGGCGCCGAGCAGCCGGTCGCGGTCGAGACGGACGATCGAGACGGCGTCGCCCTGGTTGCCGCCGAGGACATGGAAGGCGGCCGCATCCTCGCCGACATACAGGCCGACATGGCCGGAGGTTTGGCCGCGCCGGAACACGAGCACGTCGCCAAGCTGCGGATCGCCCGGCGTCTTCTCGCCCCAGCGCAGCCAGCTGCGGGCCCATAGCGCGTTCGCATTCACCGGCTTGCCGGCGCGCTTCGCGACGACGGCCATCCAGAGTCCGCACCAGGGCACGGCGTCAGACGTGAAGGCGTCCGCGATGGCCGGGACGGCGACTTCGCGCGCCCAGCCCATGATGACCGGGTTATCTTCCGTGCCCGGACCTTCGAGCGTGCCGAACGTCGCGAGGCCCTCGAGCAGCATGCGCGGCGCGCCCTCGCGGGCAAGCCAGGCATAAGCGGCGGGCAGGTCACGGGACATAGCAGACCTTTGCGGTGACGGATTCGACCGCCACCTCCTCGCCCGTGTTGGCCAACGTGCCGGTGATGTAGATCGTCCAGTCGGCCGACGTATCGACGCTCGTCAGGACGTGTGCAGATGATCCGTCGCCGACGCCGCTGGCGAGGTTGGCCGGGCTGATCTGCGATGACTGGCTGTTGCGGTTGCGGATGCGCCCCCGCCAGGTGCGCGACACGTTGGTCGTGACCGTGGACGACATCGGCGCGCCGCCCGCCATGCTGCCATTGCGAATCCTGAAGACCTTGTTGTTGGCGCTCGAAGTCCACGACAAGGCGACTTCGAGATCGACGTATCCGTTGGGGCCCATCGCCCCTCCGGGGATCGTGATCGACCGGAGGGCGGTCTCGGTCGTGTCGCCGGTGTGGGCCTGCTTCACATGGTTCGAATAGACCGTGTATTCCAGCGGCAGGAACTTCTGCTTCACCAGCTGCGGCGCTTCGTTGAACATCCCGCCCGGTGCATTGCAACGCACGGTGTCCGGATCGACCAGGAAGTCGACATGCGTCGAGATGATCTTGATGCCGAGGCGGCCGGTCGTGATCTTCGCGTTGGCGTCGAAATTCGACAGCGTGCCGCGCGACAGGATGCCGTCGACGGTGACCGTGGCGAAGGGCGCCTTGCCCGACGGCCATTGCGGGAGCGCCACGTTCTTGAAGTGCGCGATCGAGCCCCACTGGATGATCGCCTCGGACGCGCCGGCGTCGCTCGTCTCGATCGAGCCGTTCGAGATCATGCAGTCTCGGACCTTGCCGCCGCCCGTGCCCGAGCCACCGATGCTGATTCCGTAGGCCCGGTAGTCCTTGAAGTTGAAGGCGTTGAGGTGATGGCCGCCGTCGCGCCAGCCGGGGTTCTGGCTCGACACGCTCCAGCTGACGCGCACGCGCTCAGTCTCCAGCCCCATCGTGATGAAGTTCGCGCAGTCTTCGAGCTTCACGCCGGAATCGTAATCGGTGATCTGGATATTGCCGAGGAAGCCGCGCAGGCAGCCGATCGGCCGGACCGCACGCACCGAGACATCCGGTCCGCCGAGCGGGTTGCCCTGATCGCCTGCGGCGACGATGTCGTTGATGAAGACGTTGTCACAGTTGACCGGCGCGAGCCCGAAGCCGCGGCCGCTCCACTGGATGTCTTCGGCGAGGAAGAACTGCGCGCGCGACGCCGAAATGAACGAGCCGTTCTTGCGTGCGTTCGGCGCCCGGATCGACCGCAGCCGCACTTCGCGGCAATAGTCCGCGTTGAGCAGGTAATCCGTACTCGTCGGATTGATGTTGAGGCCTTTCAGGATCAGGCGCTCGAGTTCGACGCTGTCATACGACAGCATCCGCAGGAAGCCGTCCGCCTCGCCCGTCCCGTCCGCAATGCCCGAGAGGTCGAGGATCGCATCCGTAAGTACGAGCTGCCCGCCGAACGGGATCTTCCGGCCCGTCACCACACCGGTCAGGCCGGCGCCGTTGGTCGGGTCCGCCGGATCGAACGCCTGGTTCATCCGCATGTCCCAGACGATCGCCTTGTCGAACGTCAGCGTCGTGCCGGAGATCGCGGTGATCGTCCGGTAGCAGATGGGCCAGCTGCCGTTATAGGTGTCGGAGAACAGGGCGAACGTGTCTCCGACCGCGAGGTCGCTCGGGGTCGCGTCAACCACCGCCTGCCGCGTGCCGGCCGTGTAGCTGACGCCGTAGGTGGTGCCGAACGTGCCGACATTCGAACGGATGGCGTAGCGCGTCCCGGCCGTGTCTTCGCTGGCCGCCGTGTAGAACGGCTTCAGGGTCGCGCCGTTGCCCTTGAGCCGGAAGCCGCCGGACGGTGTGATGATCCGCCCTTCCCAGGGATAGGTCTTGCCCGGCTCGGCGCAGAGCGGCTTGCCATAGGCGACGGCGTCTTCGAGGCGCGACAGGTTCAGCGCGGATTCGCCCGAGGTCATGCCGAAGTACTCGAGGCTGCGCTCGCCTTCGAACGGCATGTTGATCAGCGCCGGCGCGGGCAGCTGCGCCTCAGGCACCTTGCCGCCGCTATCGAGTTCAGCAAGGCCGTTGGCCGCGCCCTTGAGCGACGTTGCGAGCTTTCCGGCGAGCTGCGTGGTCAGCGCCGCCTGCGCCCGCGCGTCGGTGAAATACTTGTTGGTCGCACCTTCGGCCAGCGCGTCGGTCGAGCCCGGCGATGCGACGATCTCGACATAGGCCGAGCCCGACCAGCGGAACGCCTTGCCGTTGTCGATCGTGACGTAGATCTTGCCGGTCTCGCCAGTGCCGGGCAGCGCCGCGAAGTTCGCCGCCTCGATCACATCGTCGACATAG
The genomic region above belongs to Acidobacteriota bacterium and contains:
- a CDS encoding DUF1508 domain-containing protein is translated as MKFEKYCDAAHKWRWRLRARNGKILASGEGYNREADCDRAIMLVKGSGGAPVRTVSA
- a CDS encoding TIGR02594 family protein, which codes for MSRDLPAAYAWLAREGAPRMLLEGLATFGTLEGPGTEDNPVIMGWAREVAVPAIADAFTSDAVPWCGLWMAVVAKRAGKPVNANALWARSWLRWGEKTPGDPQLGDVLVFRRGQTSGHVGLYVGEDAAAFHVLGGNQGDAVSIVRLDRDRLLGARRHFAIGAPANVRRVILKPTGGLSANEA